The genomic region ACGAGAGCCTTCCCCATcaggccaggctgcagctcctgcacatCACATCGTGTGTGTGAGACATCCAGCCCATCAGGGAGCCGGGGAACTGAGGCCGAGCTGGCTGCGTGTCGGCTGTCAGAGGGGCTgtgctgcggggctggggctgctgctgagggcgAGGGTGGGCGGCTGCAGCGCGGCCTCACTCAGGTGTGCTCTGGCTGCGCTGCGGGCACGCTGCGGTCTCCTGGTGATGCAGAAACCTCCGGCCCCAGaatccctgctgcagctgccaggatTTCTTAAAGTAGCACGGATAGAGGCGTGGCGTTAGGGGcctgtgtgtgtggttttgtggtttgtgtCTGATATGACAGAGCAGGGCGGGAGGACAGAAGATTTGTCTGGGAACCCTTTCCTGGTTCACTGCCTGGCTGTTTTGTGCTTGCCTGCTTAGTATGGATGGCTGTGCCTGGGCCCAGGCGTGCCATAGTAACCGTCCTCGCCTTGTAATTCAATGCATCTCACTTGCTCGCAGGTTTGGCAGTGCTGAAGGGCTCCAGCCCTCATCCCATGCTGCACCGGTGCAGCACTCGAGATCCGGCTATTTATATCCGCTGCGGGCCGGGGCGATGGGGCTGCGCTGCCCGCGCCTGAAGAACCTGTTAGATACAGTCTGGGTCTGCTGTGGCGCggtggggagaggagagcagagctgcagctgcagggagctgcgCTGGGGCTTGGCAGGCGTCATGCCGCGCAGCAGGTGAGGGTGGCTGGGCAGCACCCCGGGAGCAGCGCAGCGGGCCCAGCGCACGGCTCTGGTGAGCACACGGCGTGAGCTCAGGGCCCCGCGCGGAGTCGGCCGCCGGCCCTCGCGTCCCAGCACCCTGGGACCAAGGAGTTTCGTTTGGGGAAGGCAGCCCCGGCGTGAGAAGGCAAGCGGGTCCCGCTGTGGAGGGCGAGGGCTGCTGCGTGGGAGTTTGCCTTGTGGGAACTTTGGTATTTGTGTGCAAAGAGAACTAACTTTCCTAACTGGGTGCTGTGAGCCAGGCTGCCTGGGAGCATGGGGAACAGCCTTGTTGCAAACTGCTGCAGGCAAGTCACCGATCTGATCTTCCCGACGCGCAGCTGTAGCTCTCCCGATGAGAGGTCACCGCTCCTACCAAAGCCCCCCCTGAGCTGCACCGACTGCGCAGAGACGCCAGGAGCTGCCCAGCGCGCTGGGCCGTACCCAGACATCATCCCCAGCGAGGCGCTGCCCGCAAGCCCGCAGAAGTGCGCCGAATACATCCGAGACCTATCCGAGGCCAAGGACAAAGGAGGGACGGTGCTGGTCTGTGATAAGAGCCATGTGAGCCCCTGTGTGGGCGCTGCCGGCCCTCCCCGGCGGGCAGAGGCATCCCCTGCAGCCGCCGTCCTTCCCGCCGACCTTGGGGAAGGGCTGGCGGGGCCGCTGGATCACGCTCGGGCGCTCGAGCCCTGCCAGAGCCGTGTGAAACCTGAGGCCGGCGGCTCAGCCCACAGATCCTGCCGCCGGCCGCAGCACGTGGCCGCAGCTGACGGGGGAGATGCGGCCCCCGGAGCACGTCCCGCCGGCCGCAGCGAGGGCCCAGCAGCCCAGCGTTCAGACACGGCCGCGGTGGGCCCGGGCGGGGTGCCGGGACACGGCggtgctgctccctccccagggaGCCCTGGGATGccaccctctgctctgccagcccagagcccagccctgccgCCGGCCTCCCCTGGCGAGGTGTCACCCAGGGCTCGTGACAGGAGCGCGGGGTTGGCAGTGCCAGAGCCTGCTGCCTGTCCCGGCGGCAGATCAGGCTGTGGTCCCGACTCTCGGGTGCAGGCGCTGCCctcaaaacagcagcagaagaagaggaggaggaagaagcagctcaCACTTCTAGGTGCTCAGTGACATGGTGCTTGGTCACATCTCTGTGTAGCCATGTGGCTGTCATGGGAGTGGGTGGCTGCGTGTGCccgtgggatggggcaggacagaggagaggtgAAGTTTTAACTTCACAtcagaaggaggaggaggaaggtggcaCGATATCCCACCCCAGGGTTGTACCACAGAGGGACCTGTCTGTGCCTTGTCCCTGTTAGCAACACAAACATAAGGAGGTTTTGCTTATTTTGTTCCTTAATTCGTAAGGCAAATCCTGCTCTTGTTTGTGGCTGGACATGGGGCTGTAAGGGAcgggagcagctctgccaggcctggcctgcagcagcacagtgaggGGTCTGCTTGGAGCCTTGGGCTCCTCCAGCTGAGCACCTGGGAGGCAACACCTGACCTGGAGAGATGGAGCAGCTCTGCGTCTGCCCAGCGCAGGGACGGGATgttcctcctcatcctcctcatcctccttccCTCGGTGCATCTTTGCCGCCTGTGGGGCAGCAGGCCCAGGTGGTTGCTGCAGCATGGGAggtgttttccttctctccctctgctccacagCAGGCGTAGCGTGGCCAGGGTCTGTGCCAGTTGCTCCAACATGACACCAAATGGTAACTCGGGCTGGCTTTTGTCCTTGCCAGGACTTCTAGGACAGGAGAAACACAGATTACTATTTTTGAAGTCTCAAGGTCAAATCATGCCTTTCTGTCACCGTGTTTCTGTTCAGTCCCTGTGCAGTGGCTGGTGTCAGCCGCTGTGTTTGGGTGCCACTGGTGGAAtgaggggctgtgcagggtgacTGGTTGCTTGGGTTCTGGTTTAGTGCCTTGCTTGCTTTGCACATGGCTGTGCCTGTGGTGGGTGTtcaggctgcaggcacagctgggTGAGAGTTCCAGGGTGCTCAGAATTTGAAATGCCTTTGAGGAGGGAAGGGTAGAATTTGGGCCCTCAGAATGACACTGGAGCAGATCATGAATGAATGGAGCCCTACCCTCAGTGACAGAAAAGGGAGGAGTTTAATCTCCAGGTTTGTGCCTCTGAACCTCCGCTGTTACTGAGCACAGGGAAGGAAAGTGCTCATCTGCAGAGCTCTCCCCTTGCCATCAGCGGCACTGCCCGTCCCTGCGTGCAGACAGCAACGCTCGGCTGGGTGTTGCACCCTGTGTCAGGCCGGGCTCGCAGGGTGCCCACCGCCCCTCAGGCTCGTGCTAAATGGGATGAGAACAGGGCTTCTCACCTCGGTGTGTGTGCTCCTTGTCCAGGGACAAAGATGAAGGTGAGTGCTCCTGCTGATCCTCCTCCAGGGAGTGCGGGTGGATGGTGAGGTGCTGCCTGCGccgcctcctccccctcccttcGTTTGCTTTGCAGCTCTGGAGGCTTCAGGCCTGTGTGTGCTCGAGGTCTGTTCCTGCTGTGCCAGTCGCAGTGAGCACACTGTGTTACAGCTGGGCTGCCTGCCAGCGCCAGCACAAGCTCTGCAGCCTGACCAGGGGCTGCCTGTGCGTCCCCCAGGAGATGGGGCTCCCGGCGCTTGGCCAGCCCACAGCTCCGTGTGTGGGGCAGGTCCTGGGCCGGGACTGCTGCACAAACCAACTGCCTGTAGTGAAAAGCAGGAGCGTGGTCCTGTCTCATGACTTTCCCCTGCTGTGTGCACACTTTCCCtgtcttgctttcctttgcagctGAAGGTGGTTGCTGTGCTCAAGCCCAGCGTGTTCATGGGTTGTTCAGCTCTCACATGAAGCCTGTCTCTTCTTGTTTGGTTAGTGCCTGTGCCCTGCTTGTCTCCTCCCCATTCCCACTCCAAGCAGGCGCTTTCTCTGCTGGATGGtgcttagaaaaaaagacataaaccAAAATCACGTTTGCTCAGAGCTGACAGGGTCCCTCTCAGGAGTATCTGCCAACTGTTGTGGCACAGAAATAGTGCCCAcctcgctgctgctgctgagtcaGTTGGTTGGGAAGCATCCTTGATCCAGCCTTTAGCATGACTACAGGGCAGAGGGTGCCTGAAGCATGGCCCAGGTCAGACTGCAGGAGCATCAGGACAGGAGCCATGGCAGGGAACGAGAGCAGAGAGACAAGAGCTGGCACATCCCACAGGCTGCTCCTTCCACACCTCAGCTGCCAGCCACAGTCTGCTGTTCATAAGCAGCACCTCGAGCTTCTCATCTGTGACACTATGGGGAAAGTTCTTGGGCATGGACAGATGGAGATGGGGCACCTTGGGCTGTGTCTGGCTtctgcctgtggctgctgccacagcagctgaaGATGGGCTTGTTGGGTCTTCGGTCAGTGCTACAGCCTTCCTCGAAATGGTGTCTCCTCTGCTTCAGCAGGAGCAAGACTGCAGTGATGCTGCTctgctggggtgggcaggggccGCACCAGGCCTGGCCCTGGAGCTTTACAGGTTGCCCTGCCTACAGTGCTGGTAGCCCCCAGATAGAGCGTTTCTGCTCATCCCCAGGCACTCAGGCAgtggggagcagggctgtgccgGCCCTGGCTGCGCTGAGGGGCTCTCCTCAGCCCTCTGGGCATGGTGTGGTTCTGAAACCACGTCTCTTGGGGCACTCTTGCGTGgagcttttctctctgtttttcatcATGACTGCAGCATGCTAGAGGCAGAGCCAGGCCTCTCCCTGGCTTGCCCGTGGCTTCATCTGTCACAGAAATGAACAGCTTGTGTTAAGGACATGGGCAGAGTGACAGGGAGCATGTGCAGCAGCTGCCGAGAtgctggaggcagcagaggctgctgaaGGCAGCATGGTTACCTGCTGCCTGGTGGGATGGGGCTGCTCTCCTCGTGTTTCTTGCTCTTTCACCGTCTCCCAGTTCGGCCCTCACAGTCTGTGAGGTGGCTTTGCTGTTGGCAGTTGCGTGGAGCAGGAGTGTGACCCGGCAGGGATGCTTCAGCAGTTTgttgctgcagcctcctgttgTGCTCCAGAGGCCTGCAAGGGAGATAGACTGTTTCAGCCCTGTGCTTACACACAGTGAAGGTTGAGTGACTGTTTGGGCTGCCAGAGCAGTTGGGGCTGATAGGTGAGAACCAGCTGTGACAGCTTTAGGTCTTCAAGCCACAGCCCAGTCTGCATTTGAGAAATGAGGGAGCTGAGCTGCCATCTCCCCTGGAGcgcagctggggctgggactgATGCATtgctgggaggtgaggaggaggaggaaagagactTGCCAGGTGGAGCTGGCTGGAGGACTGAAGCTTGGTGCTCAGCAGCCTTGGGGCATTATCCTGGCTTTGAGCCACCCTGACCCTGTGCAGCCTTTTGGAAAGGCTGTTCCCAGTGCCCAGGGAAGCCCCAAGCCCCTCTGACTGTGCAGCTTGGGAGCACCAGGCTCTAACTGTGTGACCCTGGGGGTCCCGTGGCCAGGGTGTGCTGGCCATGTGTGgccaggctggctgtgctgaggcTGTGCCCCATGTGTGTGATGCCcactcctctccagcacccgctgcccagggaggcagatGAGAGCAGTGCTCTGCCTCCAGGCTGGGCCGGGGGGGGTCTCTGccctctcccagcagctgccatcAGCGGCTCTGGCCACGGCTCCAGCTTACCCTGGCAGTGCCTGGGCCTAGGTGTGTCCTCCTTAGCGTGGTCCCCAGCAGAGCTTGGTGGGTGTAGGCTGCTCCAGAAGACCCGCAGCTCCCCAGATCCTAATCAGCGCTGTGACgccagctgcctggctggaaaggaaaacaaggcatTGGGAGGGCGCAGTGGGCGCAGAGCTCCTGCCCGGTGACGCATCTGCCTCAACCAGCACTTAAAGTGTCGTCAcctttttcctgaagaaaattGCCTGGGCACAGCCTCGCCCTGGCACCCTGGGATCTCAGCAAAGCATTCTGGCAGTGCAGAGGGTGGGCAGATGCAGGCCGGGGCGTGGGAGCTGTTTGTGTGCCTGTGGAGTAACCTGGCTCCACGTGATGTGCGGCTCAGCAACGCAACCGctgcctcttcccctcccaGAGCCTACCAGGAGGGATGTTAGAGCTGTGTAACATGTTGGTGCAGAGGTTACAGCTGCCTCCGGGCTGCACAGCACCACACA from Colius striatus isolate bColStr4 chromosome 20, bColStr4.1.hap1, whole genome shotgun sequence harbors:
- the LOC133627375 gene encoding uncharacterized protein LOC133627375; this translates as MRQDHAPAFHYRQLVCAAVPAQDLPHTRSCGLAKRREPHLLGDAQAAPGQAAELVLALAGSPAVTQCAHCDWHSRNRPRAHTGLKPPELQSKRREGEEAAQAAPHHPPALPGGGSAGALTFIFVPGQGAHTPRSPGKDKSQPELPFGVMLEQLAQTLATLRLLWSRGREGKHLPCCSNHLGLLPHRRQRCTEGRRMRRMRRNIPSLRWADAELLHLSRSGVASQVLSWRSPRLQADPSLCCCRPGLAELLPSLTAPCPATNKSRICLTN